DNA from Elaeis guineensis isolate ETL-2024a chromosome 2, EG11, whole genome shotgun sequence:
TTTTATGCTAGTCCCAATTCAGTCCACCATAATCTCATAGCCTCGCCAGTTATTAGAAATTGTGTGCgaaaatattaatctaacaatgtATCAGTTCTAAAACCTCTTCTAATCAGATTAACAGGAGCCTCTTTATGACATTTTTGGGATTTATATAAAAAGCCTAAGATTCTGCTGTGAAACTATTTTTGAGAATTATAATCCAATTAACTCCTTCAAACCTTCAAAACTCTGGATACCAGTTCAATGAAAGTTAGCGGCACTGGAATGTCCTTATGACGAGGGAAAAGAGGAGATAAAAGTTCGAATAAACAATTTATAATAGAGAGAAACTTCATCCTCATACAGTACCTCGAGTTCCTGTTTACGCAACTCCTCTTTTCTAGCTTCTGATCTAGCACTTCTTTGCACCTCAAAGATTAAAGCAGCTCCAGCAACCTGGGGCATCAAAGAGGCAAGTAAGTACTACGAGTTGTATGTAAAGACCCATATGAAACTGAAAAGACAGAGCTAATGAcaagaagccatgaaattcaaaactaAGCACTATCTTCTGCTTATAATTCACAGGCATGCAGGCAGATGAAGTGCCTTTCTGCATATTAAATGACAATTTGTCGACAGCTGCCGACCTGAGCCACACATACAGCATAAACTACAGCTATACATAAAGAATCTTAATTCCCATGTTCTCTAGCTTTTTTATGAACAAATAACAGAGCATAGATGATCTCAATGACATGTAGAAAATTGAAATTAACATCAGATGAGAGGGAGAAAAGATAAAATTTGGGAATAAAGACAACCGAAAAGATAAAGAGTTCCCCAAGAAGATCAGCAGCAGCTTGAACAGCTTTCTCTTCATTCAAAGGACGAATTGCGGTGTCAGTCGAATGGTTATACAGGCGCCTCTGCATGGTTGTGGTGAAGCGATGATTCACCTAATTGCAAAAACATTTAAGAACAAACATCAGGAAAAATAAAACCCAATAAGCCTCAGATGGGGGGCACATTCCCATCAAGTACAGTTTTTTGATCTCAACATAACAGACAACTCCCAAGAACCCCAAATGCATAATTTTATATGCATAGCCTGCTTGCAGAAGACATGCTACCAGATGAAGGAAAAATAAAAGGAGCAAACCGTTCAAGTCAATACTGATTTTGTGCATAACAAATAACTTAAAGAGAATTTTATCTTCAATTTTCCCTGGCAAGTCAAGCATCCCTAAAGCAGTTCTGTTTTATAGTTGTGTACTAGAAAGGTAAGAGAACATTGGTTCTGCATAGCCCCATTGGACTGTATCCTGAAATAAAATCCAAACAAAAACTTATAGTCAAAAGACTCATAAATCATCATCAACCACCTTTCTTCATCAAATAGGGCTAAGAAATAACCCACTGCTTTCACATTTCCCTCATCTACAAGATTCAATTCAAGCAAATTTCTTTCTTGAGCTAACCACAACGAGCTACTGGTGTCTCCTTAGGATAAGGAGTCTAAACTCTATCGACATAGAATCATTCCGGATGCCTTATTGTTTTTTTTAGATAAGTGTGTTTAGTACTTTCCAAAAAGATATTTGTGTTTTGTaatcaagaattgactatatCGGATTCCTTCATACAAACTTTCTTATGTATTTATCATTCAGTTTCTTTCTAGTTTTTTAATAAAACAAGCTTTctcacctttttttcttttttttttttgtggggggatGATCAGGGAGATCCCAAGACCATCCAAATTTTATTAGATTTCTTACATCATTCACGAGAAAAATCTaccttttttaatcaaattctctgAATATAATGTCAAATAATCATGTTAACTTCACAAATGTCTTATAATTTAACCAGCATAACCCTACGAGCATCAATATCAATACACAAAACGAAAACCGAAGCCATGAAACCCTAACCACCTTCAggttagaagatttaattgacaGGTTATAAAAAGAACAGCAAACAActcaaaaacaaacaaacaacccAAAAGAAGAACAACATCTAGGGCTTAAAGATCCCACGTTTTGGCCAGAATCCCCACCAAGAAATAAAGAAAGAGGAGAACGAGAGAGTGATGTGGGACCTGGGCGAGGTCTATGATGAACTGGCGAAACCTTGGGTGGAAGCCGGCTTGTTGCTTGAGCCTTGAGGCAATTGGCTTGCTAAGTGTTCTCAGGGCGAGAGATCCCAACTTCACCACTGGCAGTAccatcctctctccctctcaccaccTACCCAAAGATTGTTTGCTGTTCTCATCGCACGGCGAAGGGCGGGCTAAATCTCAGAGTTTCTTGGAGAGGAGGCAAGGCAGGGAAGCCACGAAGGGGGCGAGGCATTTGACCACGAAATGCAAGTCAGAGCAAGAGAACGCGGTGCGGTTGCCGAACCGCGGTCTTCCCTTGTAACGGTTCCGGAGGGTCCGTTATGTTGGTATATAGCGGGATGTTCATAACGGTGCCCGTTATTACATTTTGACGGCCAACTATTATTATATCTCCTACGTTCACTGAATAGTAATTTGCACGACTATTggtgttgcttttttttttttttttgggtaaaaagcAGCACCTTTATTCACAAATCCTGCTGTAACAGGAAATGTATGAACTGAGCCTTGTATACAAAGAATAATCACCAGAAAAGAGCTCGATTTTGAAAGAAGAAAAGATAGCAGAAGGCAAGTCTTGTGAGCATCGCAAAGTGATGTTTCACGAAGATTCACGAAAATTGATCAGTCATGGAGAACAAGGAAGGCTTATGATATATCGATCGATATATGTGCCTTGGAGCTGGGCCGAGGATCATAGATGGTCAAGAAGGTCATGTCAAGGAGAGGACGGCTTGATGTATTTATCATCCGATCGAAGATATTTACTTGATGGGGCAGACTTGGATGCCGATATCGTGGCAGTGCTCAATGTGTGAGTAGGCTGTGGACCTAAGATATTGGGTGGTGCGGTCATGTATCCCTAGGATCATGGTAATGCACAGTGATGGAGAGCAGGACATGAATATTGTCAAGCGATATGATCAGGGATGGAAAGACATATCAAGGATGCAAGACCAAGATCGTGGCATAAGAATTTATGGGATAAGTTTGGATAGTCGAATCCTAGAGGACTGTACGATCATCTGTAGCTTGGGGCTCTTGCATAGGAACTGGTAATTGTGCTATATAATTTCCAAACCAAAAACGGAACTGATAACTGTGCGAGTATCCTGGGAGTAAAAAGTGGGGCGGTGTGATCAGGAGAGCACAAGAACCACAAGACAGAAGTAGCCAAAAGTAACCGGAATCTCTGCATGGAAGAAGAGCCATGTCCTGTCCATTCGGAGTGCCATACTCTGGGGAGCACATCTCCACTCGTACGAAGAACAGGGAAGAAGCCAAAAATCTATGTTGTATCCATGGTAGAGATATTGGTGTTGCTTTTAATTATCCCAGTTTGTTTGGGCGGGGTTTTATCACTCTGGAGGAGTTGGAAGTATCGTGGGAGATTGTATTTTTGATCCCACTAGTTATAAGTTAAGAGAAAGTAtgatttatataaattataaCTTTCTCTCTTACGTGATGTGTCTTTTAAAAGAATAAAATCGTGAAGCTTCAAATAGTTAAGATCCATtgaagttcaaagatgatcagaACCAAAGCGCACATATACTTCCTCTTGACTGAGGAACTGATGTTGTAGGCCATTAATTGAAGCTGGTTGGGCTCGTGCTAGCCGAGATGAGATCCCACTTGAGGTGTTCAAAAATCAGAGGTGATACAAATAACAGATGAAACTATAAATTTCACTAAAAGCCACATACTGATCCATCTCAGTGAGTAGATGTGAATTGATCTCAATCCACTAGATCCTGTTCCAGCTCAACTGGGTTAAGCTGGGCTTCATTTACACAAATGCTAAGCAATACGTTCCGTAACTTCCTGTGTTGCATGTTTTGTATGTTCCATCAAAAATATAAGCTGCACCACCTCTGGCCTATACGTTTTGTAACACTTAGGCAAGCAGAGATTAGGACATTTGGTTGTTTCTTTCTAGGGTAAGCaggatttcatggatgattccATCCATGAAAATTATGAAATCCATCTTCTCtaaccatatttttttaatattattttcacTATTATTCTAAACATACATCCACATTTCTAGGTTGTTCTTATTTGCTAACGTATTTAGTTAGcatatagaaaaaatatatcaaccATAAAAATGTTGCTTGGTTTGCTTGTTTGTTTCCTTTTGTTGCTTGCACTAAAATTTTActtaatttgagaaaaaaatagagtTCACCacccaaataattttaaaaaaattattcataaaaataatatattttttaacttatttacaaaagtaatacaaatttataaaacgccatttgaaatggcgttttaTAGCCTCCACGTCACCACCCTCTCTGCTCCATGtggacaataaaaaaaaaaagtcgtCATTTGAAAAGgcattttcaaaaataccatttcaaatggcgactttaatttttttctcaaaaaaaatgaaaaaaataaaaattattattttaaatttataaaaaaataaaaattttaattttgattcaaataaaaatcatcaattcaaattaatttttttaaaaaatatctcaaaataaatatctaaaaaaataaaaaaatatcataaaaacagaaaaaaaatgataaaaaataagaaaaaattaaaattttaaattataaaaaaataaaaattttaatttgaattcaaaaaaaattctccgtttcaaattactttccccatttcaaattaattttttaataaaataccccaaaaaagagaaaaagtacctaaaaaaataccataaaaaaagagaaaaaatagaaaaaatgagaaaaaaattaaaattaaaattaaaattaaattttaaattttaaatttttttaaaaataaaaattttaatttgaattcaaaaaaaaatcgctgtttcaaattactttccgcattttaaattaatttttttaataaaatatctcaaataagataaaaatacctcaaaaaaataaaaaaataaaaaaataaaaaaataccataaaaaaataaaaaaaatgagaaaaatagaaaaaaataaaaattataattttaaatttaaaaaaaataaaaattttaactttaattcaaataaaaattaccatttcaaattactatccccatttcaattttatttttttaaaaaatatcccaaaaaaagaaaaaatacctcaaaaaaataaaaaaaattaaaaaatgctataaaaaagggaaaaatggggaaaaaatgagaaaaaaatgggaaaaaaataaaaataaaaatttaaaatttttaaaaaataaaaattttaattttaatttaaataaaaattattatttcaaattattatccccattttaaattaattttttaaaaaaattatccaaaaaaaagaaaaaaatacatcaaaaaattaaaaaaaattaaaaaatatcataaaaaagggaAAAGTTGTAAAAAATgacaaaaaagtaaaaaaaatataatttaaaattttaaaaaatataaaaatattaattttaattcaaataaatattttaaaaaaatatcaaaaaaaattaaaaaatatcataggaaatggcatttttaaaaatgccgTCTCCAATGGCGTTTTACCAGGTtaggatccaaaaaaaaaaaaaaagcagaactCACCTTGGCGGTGAGCTCTTCCCTCCGgcgtcttccttctcctctctaGTGGCACGACGGCGAGCTCCGATGGCAGCGGTGAGCtcccttttctctctttcctctttctctctctctcttctctcccctcttctcTCGTTGGTCGGTGGTGGACCCGCACGCCCCCCCATGTTGTTGGCTCGTCGGTGGGCCGGCGGCGGCCGCcccacccctccccttcccttggccagccgccccatctccTTGCTCGGCCACCCCTCGCCGCGCCCTTCCCCCTTGCTCGGCCGACGGCGGCCCTGCACCGGTCGAGCTGACAGCGTGTCGACGGCTGCCCCCCCACGGCGGTGCCGCGCACCCCCCCTCCACATCCTTGGCCCGGCGGCGGGCAGGCGGCGGCCGCCCCCTTCATTGGCCCTCCCCCCTTgtcggcgacggcggtcggctgGCGGTGGCCCTGTGGCGGCCCCCCAATGGCGGCCCCGCACGGCCTTGCTGCGACCGACCGGCAGCGGCCCTGCGGCAGCCCCtcgaaaatttaagtttctttccaaatttcaattatgcaacataattcatgccaaattcatttctttttcgaaaatttaagtttctttccaaatttcaatttcttttgttcttcaattttttttcgtcaaccatgagctatgaccacatttttcctgtggcagggtcataataccgcgtatctgcttgcggtaggctgcgaatcatctgacagacatgtcctttggaaccgctggtctcgctggcggtttgtcgctggtctctctgacgacatgtcgctggtctcgctagcgacataaaccctcaggacaatcaattgccaacgtatatgcccccattggcggggtcctttacataatcaggttgtcaattcataatgtttcttatatcataattcttcataaatcatatttcatattctaatttcgataataaaacatataatcatgtaatatcgaaatcaatcaatataatgcatcacgaaatcaatatgttcaatcatgcttcatcataacatttcaaataagatattttcatagcaaaatactattcatccaattcatgcatcgtttcacaaatcatgtcagaaaaatacattataatttttcgataaatctagaaaaagtgaaacattacttacctcaaacgtattccaataaatccacataattctataaattttcttccaaaaattctattcgtagatcatatcgcgatatcccatgatcaaacatccacaatactatacagaatcaatttcaataattagaaagaatacgaataccatatttcaacggtttagattgggtccgatcatctaattttatctaatcaaaatctaattaggacctaaatgacccaaagtttgactatcagatcaaatcgaattcgaagtgataggaccgaggtttcttcatcgatttcataaaatcaagtggagagagaaaatcagatgagagagaattcatgaagtacaattcgaattgatcaagtgacacaatccaacattacgattggtccaatatttcaattggtgaaatcaacatgatcaaatcaagtcatggctagatcgaaatcatggataatcaaatctaaagattcatggtctgattaaggtgggtgccagtacgctgtttgacaatcatggatcaggattcttcattagaatcagatcaggactattgaaaaaattttttcattgataaatcgatcaagagagagaaatcgatcgagagagaaaaatgactttagagagagaaaattctagagagagaaaatttttagagagagaaaactcatcttggattcttcaggcaatatgattcaacaaattcgatcgatcagatcaaatcatgttaagattatcatgtggacaattcaataagatcatgagaaataaaatctaaaaatactttatctgatcaaagtggatgtcggtgtaccgtccgacgatcacggatcaaaaatccatcatgaggatcatttaaattcatcatcattcttctcaaaattttaaaaatcttaggagagagaaataatctagagagagaaagtagagagagaaagtccaattttagagagagaaaatactagttcaggctgaaaagagagggaagagagagaaactctctttctcatattttattatttataaattaatttattttatttttttctttcttcttttctttctttctctttttttttcttcacggaagagagaggagagaaaattctatttattattattattattatattattattatattatttttcttctttttttctcttttttttttcttttttcttttcttttttctttttcttttccttctttttcttttctttttcttttcttttccttcttcttcttcttctcttcttcttctcccgtgggacGACCATCGGCAGGAGAGGAGACGTTCCGGCGGCAAGGGGCAGCCAAATCGGAgttcgacggtgaccaccgacgatagaaaaatgataaaaaggaagattcttccgcaataaaatccggcgactccggtcgtcggcgagcgtgcacatcggcacgggaaggaagggggagaagagaggaagaggaggaggcttacctccgtcgccggcgaagcttttccggcgagaaattggacggcacagcgacgggtCTCTATGAGAAATTTTCggtgattgccgccgttttgccccagaatttctcgatgagaggagagaggagggttctcctccttaaatagagccggagggaactcgtctccgactccgattgggagccgacgagaggaggaagaagactcccttcgggagtcttctcccctgtttttttttttttctttttttttttttgttcgtttggattcttacatgggttgggccatcacattcttctcctctaaaagaaattttgtcctcgaaattttcCCCGCTTGAGTCTTCGTATTtctttacttgaatctcatcctcaaatatttcaaaattctaattcttgatacaaatttattcttaaatcatttcataaggaaaaaattaatacattaatatcgatctgaaacggaaccattcattttcttatttatcaagatcaccatctcaaagattttcaatattttaagatttcgaaattatgatcttattttctgtaaaaataaattatgttcaatacctcatgactcaaattaaaatcaaatctatctcttgtgaacagaaaaaggtcaatgtctctattcttgcataagaacttcattcatcatcattcattcatttatttatttatttcaaaatattaaccactcttaattttaacccatcataagatagaaaaatatacttctatgaatcatatgatgacatcccaatcaatcaaaattcaaaaatattttctcttattcgtactttcaaaggttgaagatttatcatctcattctcaaactttttgatattttaaattctcgatacaacttcatcattaagtcatttcataaagatcagtatcaccattgttgattgaatcaatatcactattttctagtcatcgaaattttcttactcaaatcctcaaactcttaaatattctaattcttgaagaaaattttatcattaagtcattccataataaaaatcaataactcaaaaattgatctaaatcaaaactatatttttcttataatcaaaatcaatgtctctattctaagtaagtatatcaattttctttatctaaatattaacaactcttaattaatcgattcattatcaaattaaattataaataactccaatccatcttttgtagaacaatcatcaatatcaatagataacctcaatattttccatttagtcagagaaataataatgatcaaaagagttctaacttcaaatttcattacatcctgaagataaatatttgagcataataatctaagatcgaaatcatcattcgataaacaatctcaaattctttctaataaatagagaattataaaattcaattttaagagagagaaaatttatctctaaatattctaaatctaaaatcaaagatccactcatcctaaaattaggatgctaattatttttgtagcatagtaggtagaagctctacttttaaaaatcacattaggatatctaaaataatttaaattttaaaatattattctttctaatatccatgaattttttttttatatcaaactatatcatttattataattctttgactcagagaatcaacattcctgacttactcaaagtaatccagattaccatgcttccgctgcacactctgatctaacaatcaaaatttcttaggttcaccaaaaaaaaaatttgatcaaattatttctttaccttatcaatagaaaagatctaaaattttaaatttcaattgaagtcaaagattaactttcgattctcattcatacttttactggtgtacaataatcttgattaacccttaagtccaatatcatatttaaaccatcatatagatttactataatcaatatgaatcaaatctcaattctcatatcaattcaattcgataattttcaaaccaaaaatctttataagtcaaatcaacgagaaaatccttcgatgctccaccaaatttggacataatcggaatatatatggatttcaaatcattatttatttattttttttttttctaaaatttctatcatcaggatcttcaatatctatcaaatatcctttcataataatcatacaagcttcaaaaaaaatcaaatctccatttaatagtagattcaattagggacctcattaacaaaagcaaaagaactccacatcaattcctaaatccaaaatttttaaattataaattcacatggatcccttaatctgaaatataaataagatcttttatcttaatctaaagatatcaatttttcattaataacctcaataataatatcagaaaatctcttgatcaacttagatacgaaatctttaaattagaatttcatacacatcatgtagtcttcaagagacataataagatctattttctagatctaaggatgatgattaaagattccagtatgatgaatattctacaacctcataatcgatttcatcaataggtttctttgcaatatcctcaaatatgcattcatcctaatatgccactttatatatgatccacataccaaatttaatttcgataaatattccaatcaagcatcataaaagatttttcttagtccatcctgaaacaatattttattatcaaatctttatcttgccaataatagtcaacttctcaactagaagtaatatcataatattattctcacatcgaatttgaacttacgattcactttgaataaccaatgatcaaattaataaccacaatgcacaataaaattttatgtcaatccttttgtaattactttcaatcagaatctaactaatcatataatgatcaatagatcatccatcatatttcaactccatatatcataatctcttatgatcctttcatacataatctcaatatttaatcaaaatttataaatatttctcccactacaattatcaaagatctacactataatgtccctagtatctatccacttatacccattctatatctaattctatgtttcataattcatccacttatgctctgataccgctttaattgtcacgcccccgacccgagattttgaatcgagggtcatggcaaccgccgcatactcatagaaaactcttcccataagcatgcaaggcatcttatcatactatcctaaaacaacagcaaaataattagtcaataatttaaatctaaaatataacgacctaaattttttctttaatatctcaataaattcaacaacgattcaaaggctttgca
Protein-coding regions in this window:
- the LOC105043340 gene encoding OPA3-like protein, translating into MVLPVVKLGSLALRTLSKPIASRLKQQAGFHPRFRQFIIDLAQVNHRFTTTMQRRLYNHSTDTAIRPLNEEKAVQAAADLLGELFIFSVAGAALIFEVQRSARSEARKEELRKQELEALKQKEDNLAREVELLKQKFHELEHLAQGRGPFSIPKFRSGHAPESTKPMAAA